Part of the Desulfohalovibrio reitneri genome is shown below.
GTCCGGGGTGAAGGAGGGGCCAATGACCGTGTTGCCCGGCATGGGGTGGAGGGTCGTCTTGCCGGTATCGCGCCGCCAGATGCCGAGGCGGTGGCTGGTCTCGCCGACGTGGGTGAAGGCCAGGGCGTCGCCGTCGGGCTGGAAGTTGGGGGTGAGGGCCTTGCCCTCCACGCTGATGAGGCGCTTGGCGTTCCAGCCGGTGCTGCGGGTGGACCAGATGGCAGTGCGGTCCTCCTCGCCCCGGGCGAAAGCCAGGGTGGCCCCGAAGAACTCGCCGCGGCCGGTGAGGGTTTTCATCACCGCGGAGAGGTAGGCGTCGGCCACGCGGTTCACGTCGTCCGCCCGCACCTCGGAGTAGGCCTTGCCCGTGAGCAGGCTGCCGGAAAAGACCTCGTAGAGGCGCAGCTCCACTGTGGAGGAGCCGTCGGCCGAACCCATCCACTTCTGGGTCAGCAGCAGGTCCACTTGGCTCAGGCGGAACCGCTTGAAGTCGATGGAACGGGAGGTGGCTCCCTTGAGGGCCGCTCCGCCGCCCAGGATGCTCTCGCCGGCCACTTGCTTGATGAAGGGCAGGTAGGACAAGCCGGTCAGGAGACGCCCCCGCAGTTCGGCGGCCAGGGGCTGGGGCTGGCCGCCCTCGCCGGAAAGCGGCGGGGCCACGACCATGTTCAGGGTGGTCTGCCCGGGGCCGTAGATGTCGATGGTCAGGGTCTCGCGCGCGGCGGCCGGTACGGCCAGAGCCAGGGCGAGGCAGATGAGTATGGCGAGGCGGATGA
Proteins encoded:
- a CDS encoding PD40 domain-containing protein, with protein sequence MQIIRLAILICLALALAVPAAARETLTIDIYGPGQTTLNMVVAPPLSGEGGQPQPLAAELRGRLLTGLSYLPFIKQVAGESILGGGAALKGATSRSIDFKRFRLSQVDLLLTQKWMGSADGSSTVELRLYEVFSGSLLTGKAYSEVRADDVNRVADAYLSAVMKTLTGRGEFFGATLAFARGEEDRTAIWSTRSTGWNAKRLISVEGKALTPNFQPDGDALAFTHVGETSHRLGIWRRDTGKTTLHPMPGNTVIGPSFTPDGRVAVTLNPRGEQNIYLLDEDYKPGKPLVESWAIDISPSFDESGGKMAFVSDRLGNPYVFMLDRDSGDSERVTYQGRYNTSPSLSPDGTLLVYSRRTPDGHRIFLHDLTTGKERQISFGPGNDEDPAFAPDGYFVAFASSRGGSYQIYLTTRHGDAPIKVETGEGEARHPTWAYGGEL